In Gambusia affinis linkage group LG06, SWU_Gaff_1.0, whole genome shotgun sequence, one DNA window encodes the following:
- the numa1 gene encoding nuclear mitotic apparatus protein 1 isoform X3: MTNLGTKALLSWVNSVTALKSEIQIDNLQDGAVLVKLIHVLKKREIPCFSDSFEDRVRFITEFLEGECKFNPTKGTPISWDSIKDGKNLTVEISKVLLLLFYHDMMNDRHTLSELDCDAERELANMTDCYVSEKEGCVYLNKTLDTYLTRRYLPVSRQIFHNSSSNSTSTSNLSTSSSVSDNESPVFLRTQKVAFVDLETVASSSVSKSPLAEVMNTPKFQMRKMRRQMMKEREYRDDLEKQLASTITLITQKESHINQLQYRLDKVKKEQRNQEQTITEQITELEAKNNSLQLRLNELLKENKDLKSTSVYMERKVDELTGENGDLSFQMRALCSKLAVFEAENGQLTQAQASAEEEWRNKTSHLQSELNQATTQKELLYDQVQILQGKISCLEEELNKANKEEVGENMGPVMEREMLETEIISLKNELEGTLCSLRKAEEQIHAITHKLAECEEEITRYKELLKQQKAQTEQMIQAKDEIVDNLRKDLDAQRTVLEQEISDLKLQLEHIEHQKTEQMTKLQQHIAACEQEITTLKDLKREHEDLLHQTDAKMKDLEMKLVAATTLLADRDQQIYNLKEEVNLFAEESKISKDEIQSKQDTLDKLLEEKSHEEEILHNKIQTLTVCTEGLNSSLKRAQEEIHFKQDLLAKTQQENAEEKKILQQQILNCQEEVQRLKGEIMQKNEELVSLKNASTQHSQSLQQEINSLEVQIKSLNDALRKAEEVVRTQQGLLTKLQEEKSHQTELLQQQLSASEEEVKNLNKSIQAKEDQMRLMEIKGLEQASGLHKEINALKSQVECLDSSLKAAEENMQCKENQFAEQKQQNRQQIETLQMQMNASQDEIKKLKGEIEAKEEQMVQLKTEMSTKSESLQQQIDALNEQLKSISSSLQIAENQIKVKEDLLAKQEQESFLQIEELRISKTVLEDDLNQLMQDIKSKEDEVQTLKADHLKESEALYSEMQTLKNQIECLNESLQLATDQVLAKENLLAQKETEISRQNDSLQNLRAASEEETSRLREEIQAKREQLVNLKEEGATHSDMLQQEIKSLQTQLHDMAKTKKISEEELQTQKEVLQQQLSASEEELRKLRSESQSKEEQMELLKAENAKQLNLLNQEIESLNKQVETLGASIKKTEEEIHSREDLLAKQQKENAEQSQELESLHANVQQLNKQLEQLHSHEEEIEKLKESQAEKENNLLEAERKLQDLQAELSEARMLIADKDQNLNTLSQEVVLQVSLLKKAEEEAEAREKIVAELKLENSKQKAVLQDEIQELKGKLETISQSLCAKEQKLLETQQESAELVNNLQQELLLVKAELDNQKEALSSSLQTKDAAQALQLTTLKEKEVLLQEKEALMSKIIQMERAQRALEKQVEDAVIEKDRLAQVNQAMERKNLASCKVEADLQKELEILKMAKEQLLKRRETAEELELINGELKQQLAAKTEAAEHYKAQMEKAVSHYNSKKQLLQKSEEGNIELKQALQDKDNKLKAILQDNEILHLDLEKVQTNEKKLKGQVASLEAQLAYADQVLRTQNKIHGDGGGPTESAYLEVPRRTRLGFSTTAQVKRSMSSDSLDQSSLEDSLNTTRKLSAPGESSTPLVRSSERLAAKRQGLQAESLETLYFTPINTKRTRRNDKQSDDSDMELDSTRKNPTSSVKRRRTTQVINITMSKKTPGCSEDETFYSLHSARSQPNLTGAHAAQPMSLDMFNTPADKMKAASDQLIGLPGYRRSAVHSQSTSTFCGGAENEPDGGPEDWLRIAELQARNKSCLPHLKSSYPVESETGQGSALIFTDEELRTGDPSDTMRRASMRPGQLQDSLVSHRHSLIVGHTGVGSRSHRLSLMPGQLQSRASLSSQLRSPKNSKQSSSTLSVHQISPEKKTRSSCFPRPLTPKNKNVSSGPSSANLHPILSPADRRQSMMFTIDNTPKSNNYLKKGLNKLRNSTRKSPGKGLRKSPSHKNARKGLENSPSVNAQASVGRSAKAGSFKAPQVAAQAQRGSQATSRSAKSPGLTASARKKQDSVKEERVF; this comes from the exons GTTAATAGTGTCACTGCATTGAAAAGCGAGATACAGATCGATAATTTACAGGATGGGGCGGTTCTGGTGAAACTGATTCATGTACT GAAAAAGAGGGAAATCCCCTGTTTTAGTGATTCTTTTGAGGATCGGGTTCGTTTCATTACAGAGTTCCTGGAAG gaGAGTGCAAATTTAACCCAACTAAAGGTACCCCTATATCATGGGACAGCATAAAAGATGGAAAGAACCTAACGGTGGAAATTtcaaag GtgcttttgttgctgttttatcaTGACATGATGAATGATCGCCACACTCTTAGTGAACTGGATTGTGATGCAGAG CGTGAGCTTGCCAACATGACTGACTGTTATGTGAGTGAGAAAGAAGGTTGTGTTTATCTGAACAAAACACTGGACACATACTTGACAAGGAGAT ATCTGCCTGTATCTCGACAAATCTTTCACAATTCGTCATCCAACTCCACTTCCACCTCCAATCTGTCCACCTCCTCCTCGGTCTCAGACAATGAGTCTCCAGTCTTTCTGCGAACACAGAAGGTCGCCTTTGTTGATCTGGAAACGGTGGCTTCCTCCTCTGTCAG caaaTCTCCTCTGGCTGAGGTCATGAATACGCCCAAGTTTCAGATGAGAAAAATGCGAAGACAGATgatgaaagagagagaatacaGAGATGACCTGGAGAAGCAGCTAGCCAGCACAATTACACTAATTACCCAGAAAG aatctCATATCAACCAGTTGCAGTACCGCCTAGATAAGgtgaaaaaggaacaaagaaatCAGGAGCAGACAATCACCGAACAAATCACTGAGCTTGAGGCCAAAAACAACTC GTTACAATTGCGGCTTAATGAGCTGCTAAAGGAAAACAAGGATTTGAAGAGTACCTCTGTTTATATGGAGCGGAAGGTGGATGAACTTACAGGAGAAAATGGTGATCTCTCCTTCCAG ATGAGAGCTTTATGTTCCAAGTTGGCCGTCTTTGAAGCAGAAAACGGCCAGCTGACACAAGCTCAAGCGTCTGCTGAGGAGGagtggagaaacaaaacaagccaTTTGCAATCAGAACTAAACCAAGCAACCACACAAAAG GAACTCTTGTATGACCAAGTTCAGATCCTCCAAGGAAAAATCTCCTGTTTAGAGGAAGAactaaacaaagcaaacaaagagGAAGTTGGGGAAAACATGGGTCCTGTAATGGAG AGAGAAATGTTGGAGACTGAAATTATCAGTCTGAAGAATGAGCTTGAGGGCACACTTTGTTCCCTAAGAAAGGCAGAAGAACAGATTCACGCCATAACTCACAAGTTGGCTGAATGCGAGGAAGAAATAACTCGGTATAAAGAGCTACTTAAACAACAAAAGGCACAAACTGAGCAAATGATTCAAGCCAAGGATGAAATTGTGGACAATCTGAGAAAAGATCTGGATGCACAGAGAACGGTTCTTGAACAAGAAATCAGTGATCTGAAACTTCAGCTTGAGCATATTGAGCACCAGAAAACTGAGCAGATGACCAAACTGCAACAACACATTGCTGCTTGTGAACAGGAAATAACGACATTAAAAGACCTAAAGAGAGAGCACGAAGATCTTCTACATCAGACTGATGCAAAGATGAAGGATCTGGAGATGAAGCTGGTGGCTGCTACCACTCTGTTAGCTGATAGGGACCAACAAATTTACAACCTCAAAGAAGAAGTCAACTTGTTTGcagaagaaagtaaaataagcaAAGATGAAATTCAGTCCAAACAAGACACACTTGATAAATTACTAGAGGAAAAATCACATGAAGAAGAAATTCTTCACAATAAAATCCAAACCTTAACAGTTTGTACAGAAGGCCTTAATTCATCCCTGAAACGGGCTCAGGAGGAAATCCATTTTAAGCAAGATCTGCTGGCTAAAACCCAGCAAGAgaatgctgaagaaaaaaaaatacttcagcaACAGATTTTAAACTGTCAGGAGGAGGTGCAGAGGCTAAAAGGAGAGATTATGCAAAAAAATGAGGAACTAGTTTCTCTCAAGAATGCTAGCACTCAACATTCTCAGTCTCTTCAGCAAGAGATCAACAGCCTagaagttcaaataaaaagtcttaatGATGCTTTAAGAAAAGCTGAGGAAGTAGTTCGGACCCAGCAGGGCTTGCTTACAAAACTGCAAGAAGAAAAGTCTCACCAAACAGAGCTTCTGCAGCAACAACTGTCTGCTTCTGAAGAGGAAGTAAAAAACCTAAACAAGTCAATCCAGGCTAAGGAAGATCAGATGCGGTTGATGGAAATCAAAGGTTTGGAACAGGCTAGTGGTTTACATAAAGAGATAAATGCTTTGAAGTCTCAGGTTGAATGTCTTGATTCCTCACTGAAAGCAGCTGAAGAGAACATGCAATGCAAGGAAAATCAGTTTGcagaacagaaacagcagaacagACAGCAAATAGAAACCCTTCAAATGCAGATGAATGCATCTCAAGATGAGATAAAGAAGTTAAAAGGAGAGATTGAGGCTAAAGAGGAGCAGATGGTTCAGCTAAAGACAGAGATGTCTACAAAATCAGAgtcactgcagcagcagattgaTGCTCTAAATGAGCAGTTGAAAAGCATCTCCAGTTCATTACAGATTGCTGAAAACCAAATTAAAGTCAAGGAAGACCTCTTAGCCAAACAAGAACAGGAAAGTTTTTTGCAGATTGAAGAATTAAGAATAAGCAAAACTGTTCTTGAGGATGATTTGAATCAGCTGATGCAAGATATTAAATCTAAAGAGGATGAAGTTCAAACATTGAAGGCTGATCACTTAAAGGAGTCAGAGGCCCTATACAGCGAGATGCAAACTCTAAAGAACCAGATAGAATGTTTGAATGAATCTCTCCAGCTTGCAACAGACCAAGTCTTGGCTAAAGAAAACCTGCTAGctcagaaagaaactgaaatttccCGGCAGAACGATTCACTTCAAAACTTGAGGGCTGCTTCTGAAGAAGAAACATCAAGGCTGAGGGAGGAG ATCCAAGCAAAACGAGAGCAACTTGTCAACCTTAAAGAAGAAGGTGCCACACACTCAGATATGCttcagcaggaaataaaaagtttgcaaaCACAACTGCATGATATggccaaaacaaagaaaatcagtgaggaagagctgcagacTCAGAAGGAGGTTCTTCAGCAACAACTGTCGGCTTCTGAGGAAGAACTGAGGAAGCTGAGAAGTGAGAGTCAATCCAAGGAAGAACAGATGGAGCTGCTGAAGGCTGAAAACGCAAAGCAGTTGAACTTGCTAAATCAAGAGATCGAAAGTTTAAACAAACAGGTGGAAACTCTCGGCGCTTCAATCAAAAAGACGGAAGAAGAAATCCACTCCCGTGAAGATCTTTTGGCTAAGCAACAAAAGGAAAACGCAGAACAGAGTCAAGAACTTGAGAGCTTGCATGCGAATGTCCAACAGTTAAATAAACAGCTAGAACAACTTCACTCGCATGAAGAGgaaattgaaaaattaaaagaatccCAGgctgagaaagaaaacaacctcCTTGAAGCTGAAAGGAAGCTTCAGGATCTGCAGGCAGAGTTGTCAGAAGCAAGGATGCTCATTGCTGACAAAGATCAAAATCTGAACACCTTGAGTCAGGAGGTTGTGCTTCAGGTTAGTTTgctaaaaaaagcagaagaagaggctGAGGCTAGGGAGAAAATTGTGGCTGAGTTAAAGCTGGAGAACTCCAAGCAGAAAGCTGTTCTTCAAGATGAGATACAGGAGCTTAAAGGAAAGTTGGAAACAATTTCTCAAAGTCTTTGTGCCAAAGAGCAGAAATTACTTGAAACTCAGCAGGAGTCTGCAGAGCTGGTGAACAATCTCCAGCAGGAGCTTCTCTTGGTAAAGGCAGAGCTTGATAACCAAAAAGAGGCCCTATCTTCAAGTCTTCAAACAAAAGACGCTGCTCAGGCCTTACAGTTGACCACGCTGAAGGAAAAGGAGGTTcttttacaagaaaaagaagcacTCATGTCCAAGATAATTCAAATGGAGAGGGCTCAAAGAGCTCTGGAGAAACAGGTTGAAGATGCAGTCATTGAGAAAGACAGGCTTGCTCAAGTCAATCAGGCCATGGAGAGGAAGAATCTTGCCTCTTGTAAAGTGGAGGCTGATTTGCAAAAAGAGcttgaaattctgaaaatggCAAAAGAGCAACTTTTGAAGCGGAGAGAAACGGCAGAAGAACTTGAGCTCATCAATGGAGAGCTGAAGCAGCAActtgcagcaaaaacagaagctgCTGAACACTACAAGGCTCAG ATGGAGAAAGCTGTAAGCCATTACAACAGCAAGAAGCAGCTTCTCCAGAAAAGCGAAGAGGGAAACATTGAGCTTAAACAGGCTCTACAGGACAAAGACAACAAACTCAAAGCAATTCTCCAGGATAATGAGATCCTCCATCTTGACTTGGAGAAAGTCCAGACCAATGAGAAAAAACTCAAGGGTCAGGTCGCCAGTTTAGAGGCACAG CTGGCTTATGCCGATCAAGTCCTGAGAACACAGAATAAGATCCATGGTGATGGAGGTGGTCCCACAGAGTCTGCATACCTAGAGGTTCCCAGGAGGACACGCTTGGGTTTTAGCACTACAGCACAGGTGAAGAGGTCCATGAGCTCGGACAGTCTGGACCAAAGCTCACTGGAGGACTCACTTAACACTACAAG aaaactgtcTGCACCTGGAGAATCAAGCACTCCACTAGTTCGAAGCTCAGAACGTTTGGCAGCCAAACGTCAAGGCCTTCAGGCAGAGTCACTGGAAACTCTGTATTTTACACCCATTAACACTAAACGAACTAGAAG GAATGACAAACAAAGTGATGATTCTGATATGGAGCTGGACTCGACCCGAAAAAACCCAACTTCGTCTGTAAAGAGACGCAGAACCACACAGGTCATAAATATCACTATGTCCAAG AAAACTCCAGGTTGCAGTGAAGATGAGACCTTTTACAGCCTGCATTCAGCTCGCTCCCAACCAAACCTCACTGGTGCTCATGCTGCACAACCCATGTCTTTGGACATGTTTAATACACCAGCTGACAAGATGAAAGCTGCCAGTGATCAGCTCATTGGCCTCCCAGGCTACAGACGGAGCGCCGTCCATTCACAAA GTACCAGTACATTCTGTGGGGGAGCAGAGAACGAACCTGATGGTGGGCCTGAGGATTGGCTGAGGATCGCAGAGCTGCAGGCCAGGAACAAGTCCTGCCTCCCGCATCTGAAAAGTAGCTACCCTGTGGAGTCAGAG ACTGGCCAGGGCAGTGCCTTAATTTTCACGGACGAAGAGCTTCGCACTGGGGACCCATCAGACACAATGCGACGGGCCTCCATGAGGCCAGGCCAACTGCAGGACTCCCTGGTCTCCCATCGCCACTCCCTCATTGTGGGCCACACGGGGGTTGGTTCTCGGTCCCATCGTCTGTCCTTGATGCCAGGCCAGCTGCAATCAAGAGCATCCCTCTCCTCTCAGCTGAGAAGCCCAAAGAATTCCAAGCAGTCATCATCCACTTTATCTGTTCACCAGATTTCACCTGAG aaaaagacGAGATCTAGCTGCTTCCCTCGTCCACTCACTCCCAAGAACAAGAATGTGAGCAGTGGACCATCCAGTGCTAATCTTCACCCCATCCTTAGTCCT GCTGATCGTCGGCAGTCTATGATGTTCACGATTGACAACACCCCAAAGAGCAACAACTACCTAAAGAAAGGGCTGAACAAACTGCGCAATTCCACTCGAAAATCTCCTGGAAAAGGTCTGAGAAAGTCGCCGTCCCACAAAAATGCTCGAAAGGGTCTGGAAAACTCCCCTTCAGTAAACGCTCAAGCCTCAGTGGGACGATCTGCGAAAGCTGGCAGCTTTAAGGCCCCCCAGGTTGCAGCTCAGGCACAGAGAGGATCTCAAGCCACTAGCAGGTCTGCAAAGTCTCCCGGACTCACTGCTAGTGCTCGCAAG aaGCAAGACTCTGTAAAGGAAGAGAGAGTTTTCTGA